Genomic DNA from Anaerolineae bacterium:
CTGCCAGACCGCTGGATGACCTGGTCCAGAGGGACAGCTTCGACCTTTCCATCTTCTGGCCACAGAGCCTGGAGGAGCCCACGTGGGAGGGGAAGCTGTATGGCTTGCCATTCATGGGAAGTCCCAGAATCGTGTATTTCAATAAGGACCTCTTCGATGCAGCAGGGGTCACGACGCCCGATCAACTGTGGGAGGCGGGTGAGTGGACCTGGGACGCTCTCATCGAGACTGCCAATGCACTGACGGGGCGTGATGCTTCCGGGAACATCACCCAGTTTGGCTTCCAGGCGGACACCTGGCACGCCGCGCTGGCGCCGTGGATCTGGCAGAACGATGGCCAGATGCTAAGTGAAGACCACAAGGTCTTCAGGGAGAATGAGCCAGAGGCCGTTGAGGCAGTCGCTTTCCAGCAAGGCCTGATCCACAAGCACAGGGTTGCACCGAAGGCGGAGGAACAGGAGGGAATCGACCTCTTTGCCACCGGCAAGCTGGCAATGCTGGTGAGCTGGCGGGGCTCTTGCATCGTCTATCGCTCCTACAAGTTCAACTGGGAGGTCGCGCCCATGCCGGTCGGCCCGCAGCGCAAGGTCACCCTATACAAGGGTAACTGCATGGCGATGACTTCCGACTCCAAGCAGGTAGATGCTGCATGGACCCTCATGAAGTTCCTTGAGAGCAAGGAAGCGGACCTCCTCTGGGTGATGGCAGGAGATGCAGTGCCCACCCGGATCAACCTGGATGTCTTCATGAGCAGCACTCCTCCCACGAACAACCAGTACTTCTTCGAGCCGTTCGAACAGGACTATGCCCAGTTCTTGCCTCTCAACCCACATTGGCCAGAGTGGGACACAGTAGTCAATCAGAAGCTGTCGCGGGTCTTCCTCGAAAACGAGGATGTTGGTATTGTGATGGACGAACTGAAGCCCGAAGTGGAAGCTATTCTGGCCCAACCCTTCTGAGTTCGCTTCGCGCACGAAGCCGCGTGAGCAGACAGCTAGGCAGGCCTGGTCACGCGGCGTGCCTACCGCAGCCACGTGGTGAGTTGCTTGTCTGCAGAGTCAACGCTCTGCGACCTTCCGGTGTGTACACACCGCGTATCACGGAGGGGGCTACGCATGCTTGTGTCCGAGTTCAGCGGCGCATTTCCCACTGTCACTGTGACAGCACCATCCGTGGTGAAGCCAGGGGATCCCTTTCGCGTTAGTATTCTATGTTCGGAGATCAGTGGGTATCCTGACAACAACGTGAATGGATCTCTTGACTTCTCATGCACCGATTCAGGAGCCGGCCTGCCCGGTGGTGGCGCAGTGTCAGTGATGGGCGGAGTCACCCGCCTGGAGCCGGTCATGCTCACGCAGGAGGGTGTCCACTACCTTGTGGCTAACGATGGGCGCAAAGCCTACCGGAGCAACCCAATCATGTGCAGCAGTGCTGCCAGAGCGAAGCTCTTCTGGGGAGACATACACGTCCACTCCCAGATGTCTCGGTGCTGGGAGCATCTGTCTCGCCCTCCCGACTTGGGCTACCGCTACGCCCGGGACGTAGTAGGGCTGGACTTCGCTGCGCTCTCCGATCACTCCCGATCACTAGACGAGCCGAGCTGGCGGGCCGTTCGGGAGGCTACGCAGCGGCACAATTCGCCAGGGCAGTTTGTGACCTTCCTTGGGTTTGAATCCAGCCATGCTACCGGCAGGGGTGGCGACGTATGCGTCTACTATGACACCGATGACGGTGAGCCATACGACCTGCTCCCGCGGCGAGGCCACGTGGGGGAATTGTTCCAGCTGCTTGAGGGGAGAGACGCGCTTGTCATTCCGCACCACATGTCGCGGGATGAGAAGAGAGTGTCCTGGAAGCCGGAGTTCTATGGCGGGCCTGAGCGCGAGCCAGTGGCTGAGGTGTACTCGAAATGGGGAGCATCGGAGTTTGAGGGGAACCCTCGACCCCTCATGCGAGCGGCGCACGGGCCCTTCTACTGGCAGGATGGACTTGCGCGTGGCTGGAGGCTCGGCGCCATAGGGGGAACTGACAGCCATGCGACGGTCGCAGGTGGGTACGGCGTGGAGCCGACCCAGTTTCACCCCCAGCCCGGTCTGACTGCCATCTATGCAGAACAGCTCACCAGAGCGGCTCTCTGGGATGCACTGAAGGCGCGCAGATGCTACGCGACCAGCGCGCGGCGCATACTCCTCGACTTTCAGGTGAACGACCGCTGGCTGGGCCAAGAGGTCTACGTGGATGAGGACAGCACGGCCCGGCTGCGGCGTCATCTCAAAGTGCGGGCCGCAGGCACGACCCGGATAGGCGACATAACGGTAGTACGGAACAACGTTCCGGTGTTCACTCACCGAGGGAGCGAGTTGATCGAGGAGTTTGAGTGGGTGGACGATGAGCCATTTGAGCGTATCGCCTTGAGAGGGGAGGTCGCGAACAAGGCGCCTTTCCTTTACTACTACGTCAGGGTGACTCAAGCCGACGGGGAGCGAGCCTGGTCATCGCCAATATGGCTGAGCGAGAAGTGAGGACAGACGAAGCGGCAATCGCCCGGTGGTTCCAGAAGCACGGGCTCGCCGCCGGGCGGCGGACGAGAAGGGGGCTGTTGGCCTCGGAGAACCGAGATGGATGGCTGTTCGCTAGCCCCTGGATCGCTGGATTTGTGCTGTTCACGGCGGGGCCGATGGTGGCCTCTTTCGTGATGGGTCTCATGCAGTGGGATCTCCTGAGTCCGCCTCAGTTTGCCGGCTGGTCGAACTACACTCGCGCCCTTCGGCAGGATCCCCTCGTCTGGCAAGCCCTGCGCATTACCACGGCGTACGCCCTCGGTTCTGTACCCCTCCAGATGGTCTCAGGCTTCTCCCTGGCGCTGCTCCTGAACACGGGTGTCAGCGGGTTGAGGTGGTACAGGACTGTCTACTATATGCCCGCGGTGCTCGGTGGAGTGGAGGTGTCCCTTCTATGGATCTGGGTGTACCAGCCTCAGTTCGGCCTGGCGAACTGGATGCTGTCCCTGGTGGGCATTGCGGGACCGCCGTGGCTCGCAAGCCAGACTTGGGCTCTGCCCTCCCTAGTCATCATGAGCGTCTGGGGCGTGGGGCAGAGCATGGTGATCTACCTGGCCGGGCTACAGGGTGTGCCCACCACGCTGTATGAGGCGGCGAGTGCCGACGGAGCCAACTGGTGGGGAAGGTTCCGCCACGTCACCCTTCCCATGGTTAGCCCGGTGCTGTTCTTTCAGTTGGTGATGGGTATAATCGGTGCTCTCCAGGTCTTCACGGCCGGATACGTGATGACGGCGGGCGGCCCGAACAACGCAACCCTGTTCTTTGTGCTGCATCTCTATCGCAATGCTTTCCAGTACTTCAAGATGGGGTATGCCTGTAGTCTGGCGTGGCTGCTGTTTCTGTATGTGTCCGCGCTGACGCTACTCACGTTTCGGAGCTCGAGCGCCTGGGTCTACTACGAGACCGAGCTCAGAACCTAGGGAGCAACGGTGGCGAAGATATGACATCAGCGGTGGGCCGGCACGTGGCGCCTCCCAAGTTCAGGCGCCGAGCGCAGAGGGCGGCGATCCACTTCGTTCTCGTATGTGGGGCATGCGTGGTTCTGTTGCCCCTGGCCTGGATGGTGTCGACTTCGCTGAAGGACCTGGGAGACGTCTTCCTGTTCCCGCCCAAGTGGATTCCGACCCCGCCGAGGTGGTCCAACTACCATGAAGCGCTGACGTCGCTCCCGTTCGGGGTGTTCTTCCGGAACACCGCCTTTTACACGGGGGCGTGCATTGCCGGACAGCTCGTCACGGTCTCGCTGGTTGGCTTCTCCTTCGCTCGTCTGAGGTGGCGAGGTAGAGACATCGTCTTCATGGTTCTCCTGGCCACTATGATGCTGCCGGGCCAGGTCACGATGATACCTCGGTTCCTGATCTTCCGGTCCTTGGGCTGGATCAACACCTTCCTCCCCCTAATCGTGCCCTCCTGGATCGGGGGCGGGGCCTTCTACATCTTCCTCATGCGGCAGTTCCTTCGGACGATCCCTCTGGAGATGGACGAGGCGGCCAGGATAGACGGATGCAGCAACTTCAGGATCTACTGGCAGATAGTGATGCCACAGGTCAAGGCACCTCTCATCGCGGTGGCGATCTTCTCATTCCAGGGCCACTGGAACGATTTCATGGGCCCCCTGATCTACCTGCACACAACTGACCGATACACCGTCTCGCTAGGGCTTCGGATGTTTCAGGGGGAGTTCGGAACCGAATGGCATCTCATGATGGCGGCTTCTGTTGTAGCGATGCTGCCCATATTGATGCTCTTCTTCCTTGCTCAACGGTACTTCATCCAGGGCGTGGTTTTCACTGGGCTCAAAGCATAGGAGTGAGCGCAATGGAACGTGGACAGGGCACGATGGCCACTGTGGAGGCTCAGATCGAGGAGATCCTGCGGAGTAGGCCCAAGTTCGGGTATGTGCCGAGCAGAGAGGAGTGGCCGGCGTTCTGCAGTATCCTGAGGCAGAAGATCAGAGAGCTATCCGGCATGAACGGCCTCTCGGACTGTGCCCTTGAGCCGGAGATCATCTCCACGCGTGACGCCGGCGAGTACCTGGTCGAAGAGGTCATCCTGCATACTCGGCCGTACACAAGGGTGCCGTGCACTGTGATGATCCCCAAGTCGCTGGCCGCCCCAGCACCTGCAGCAGTGTGCCTGCATGGCCACGGAGGGAGGTTCGACCTGGGCCGGGCGTGGCCGGCGGGCGAAGCAAGCTCTGATGCTTACGAGAGGACGGCGCCCTACGCTCTTGACCTGGTGCTGCGAGGCTATGTCACCGTCAGCGCCGATGCGCCTTACTTCGGCGATCGGGCCCGACGGGACGAGACAGGCGCGGTGATACCGTGGGACGAGGCAGTCTGCATGATGCACGAGCTCTTGCTCGGCCGCACGTCATTCGCGACCATGACCTGGGATGACATGAGAATCGTTGACTATCTGTGTAGCCGCGACGATGTGGACGCAGGCCGAGTGGCGGCCATTGGGCTATCCATGGGCGGTAGCAGGACAATGCACCTGGCTGCCCTTGATGAGCGCATCAAGGTTGCCTGTCCCTGCAACCACCCTGCCACCTACAAAGGACGGATAGCAAACCAAGCCTGGTTCGGATTCCACACGACCATCCCCGGGATCCTCAGGTACGCGGATCAGCCCCAGATACTGGCTCTAGTAGCTCCCAGACCGCTGCTGGTCATGAACGGGAAGGACGACTTCACCTACGGCGATGACGAATGCCAAGCCTATGTGCGGCAGGTGTACGAGATGCTGGGCGTGCCAGAGCGGTTCGACTTCTACAAGTCCCCCTACGGACACGCCTTCATCCGTGAGATGCCACCGAAGGCCTACGAATGGATTGATCGCTGGTTACGACCGGACGACGGGCGGGCCTCTCTGACCTGAGCACGTAGCTGCGATCGTCGTGAAGTATGGGGATGCCACGAATCACCCTTGCCCCCTAGAGCGGCGCCATGCCCTGGGGGCTTCGACGCGATGGCACCTTGAGCCCCGCCGAGCGGGACCGGGTGGAGATGACACCGCTCTCGGCCAGCGGCTGGTCGGGGCCCAAGAGCGCCTCCCGGGTTGCAGTGTGCCAGGCCACGGTGTACCGCCTCTCTCACCGTTTCCGGCGCGAGGGCCCCAATAGCCTGTGCTGTCTTCGTCGCTACCGGCGAAGCCCCTCGCCCGAAGGGAGCAGGTGACCAGCCTCCTGGAGGCCTGTGGCATCCACTTGAGCCCGTGCCAGGTACGTTGCTGCCTCAGCGGCATGCGGGCCCGGTGTGGGCGCACGCGGGGCATGACCGACCATGGCGGGAGGGAAAGCGGCGATGCGACGCACACGAAGGCTGGCCGACTACCACGCCGCTCTCGCCGTCTCGCAGAGCATGGAAGCCCGCCGCGAGGAGTACCTGGACTACATGACCTTCAGGGAGAACCGGCGGCCGCTGTTCACCGAGATCTTCGGTCCCCTCCTGGGCCTCAAGGAGGAATGGGCGGCCCAGGGCGCCACTCCCCAGGAGCTCGACCTGTCCGCCTTCCGCTACCGGCGCCCCGCCTTCGGAAGCGTGCCGGTCTCGACCGGCTGGATGGACCCCTACCAGGAGGAGATCCTGGAGGAGAGCGATGACTTCGTCATCGCGCGGGACCGTTACGGCCGGCGAGTGAAGCTGAGCAAGAAGGCGGCCACCCTGCCTCTGCCCCTCGAGTATCCGGTCCGCGACATGGACGACTGGATGCGGGTGAAGCACCACTACCAGTTCTCCCCCTCGCGGCTGGCCGGTGACTGGGAAGCGACGGCCCGGGCTCATCTTGCGGCCGACAGAGTGGTCACCGTGTCCATTCCAGGGGGCTTCGATGAGCCGCGTCAGCTCATGGGCGAGGAAGCGCTGGCCCTGGCTTACTACGACCAGCCGGAGCTGGTGCACGACGTCCTCGACACCATCGCCGAGACGGCGGTCCAAGTGCTAGACCGGGTGTCGCGCACGGTCCAGGTGGATCAACTGATGGTCCACGAGGATATGGCGGGCAAGAGCGGGCCCCTGGCCGGGCCGAGACAGGTTCGGGAGTTCATCGCCCCCTACTACCGTCGGGTGTGGGAGGTGCTGGAGGCTCGCGGAGCCCGCGTCTTCGGCCAGGACTCGGACGGGAACATGAACCCCGTCATGGACGAGTTCCTCGAGGCCGGCCTCAACTTCATGTACCCCATGGAGCCTGCGGCGGGCATGAACGTAGTGGCCCTGCGGGAACGGCACGGCACTCGCCTGGCGTTCATGGGCGGGATAGACAAGCACGTCCTGCGGGGCACTCGACAGGAGATCACGGCCGAGCTGGAGTACAAGATACCCCCGATGGTTCGCACCGGGGGCTGCATCCTCGGCCTGGATCATCGCATACCCAATGGTACGCCCCTGGACAACTACCGGTTCTACGTGGCCAAAGCGTGGGAGATCATGGATCGCGAAGCTGCCCGTCTGTAGGTCTACCCGGCGCGCCGTGAAGTCTGCTGTCCCAAAGGGTCAGCTCAAGCCGGCTTTGCCGCCCCGTCCGCGGCCTGTGAGAGTGTAGGCTCAGGCGCCGTCGCCTATGCGGCCGGCGCCGGTGCCTTCGTGGTCCCCGCGGTTACTCTACCGGTGTGTGGTTGTTGCGTGCGAGCTAGACCCCGAAAGGGCTGACTCCGGCTCGCTCTCAGCAGCGCACCGTTCACGGTGCGGGTTCGCTTACTGCCGCCTGGTAGAGGGTGCGACCCTCTACGAGCATCTCGCTGAGGGACTCCTTCCTGCCCAGCGGCGCCATCCCCTGCCTGACGACCAGCGGCGCAGGCAAATCTGCCGGGCTGCTGCAAGTAGGTCCCACTGGAAGCAGAATGCGCGGATGCCAAGGCCGATCGCATTCGCGTTGGTGGCCCGAAGATGTCGCTCTCACCGTTGCAGGCGTCACCACACCCGGTACCCGCCGGCTCATGCCGCCCCAGTCCCCGCTGTCCCCGTGCCCACTAAGCCCGTCGGCTGCCACCAGTATACCGCATAGGTAAGATAAT
This window encodes:
- a CDS encoding sugar ABC transporter substrate-binding protein: MEKRAMTRRRFMTGALAGASSAVLAACAVTPQVVEKEVEKVVKETVVVEVEKLVTATLSPELEGNIIYTWWGSGTRKVARDKALELFADRYPRITVQSVQITANYKDKVLTMIAGGTPPDVMQTDNYDITAYAAKGTARPLDDLVQRDSFDLSIFWPQSLEEPTWEGKLYGLPFMGSPRIVYFNKDLFDAAGVTTPDQLWEAGEWTWDALIETANALTGRDASGNITQFGFQADTWHAALAPWIWQNDGQMLSEDHKVFRENEPEAVEAVAFQQGLIHKHRVAPKAEEQEGIDLFATGKLAMLVSWRGSCIVYRSYKFNWEVAPMPVGPQRKVTLYKGNCMAMTSDSKQVDAAWTLMKFLESKEADLLWVMAGDAVPTRINLDVFMSSTPPTNNQYFFEPFEQDYAQFLPLNPHWPEWDTVVNQKLSRVFLENEDVGIVMDELKPEVEAILAQPF
- a CDS encoding DUF3604 domain-containing protein, whose translation is MSVMGGVTRLEPVMLTQEGVHYLVANDGRKAYRSNPIMCSSAARAKLFWGDIHVHSQMSRCWEHLSRPPDLGYRYARDVVGLDFAALSDHSRSLDEPSWRAVREATQRHNSPGQFVTFLGFESSHATGRGGDVCVYYDTDDGEPYDLLPRRGHVGELFQLLEGRDALVIPHHMSRDEKRVSWKPEFYGGPEREPVAEVYSKWGASEFEGNPRPLMRAAHGPFYWQDGLARGWRLGAIGGTDSHATVAGGYGVEPTQFHPQPGLTAIYAEQLTRAALWDALKARRCYATSARRILLDFQVNDRWLGQEVYVDEDSTARLRRHLKVRAAGTTRIGDITVVRNNVPVFTHRGSELIEEFEWVDDEPFERIALRGEVANKAPFLYYYVRVTQADGERAWSSPIWLSEK
- a CDS encoding sugar ABC transporter permease translates to MAEREVRTDEAAIARWFQKHGLAAGRRTRRGLLASENRDGWLFASPWIAGFVLFTAGPMVASFVMGLMQWDLLSPPQFAGWSNYTRALRQDPLVWQALRITTAYALGSVPLQMVSGFSLALLLNTGVSGLRWYRTVYYMPAVLGGVEVSLLWIWVYQPQFGLANWMLSLVGIAGPPWLASQTWALPSLVIMSVWGVGQSMVIYLAGLQGVPTTLYEAASADGANWWGRFRHVTLPMVSPVLFFQLVMGIIGALQVFTAGYVMTAGGPNNATLFFVLHLYRNAFQYFKMGYACSLAWLLFLYVSALTLLTFRSSSAWVYYETELRT
- a CDS encoding carbohydrate ABC transporter permease translates to MTSAVGRHVAPPKFRRRAQRAAIHFVLVCGACVVLLPLAWMVSTSLKDLGDVFLFPPKWIPTPPRWSNYHEALTSLPFGVFFRNTAFYTGACIAGQLVTVSLVGFSFARLRWRGRDIVFMVLLATMMLPGQVTMIPRFLIFRSLGWINTFLPLIVPSWIGGGAFYIFLMRQFLRTIPLEMDEAARIDGCSNFRIYWQIVMPQVKAPLIAVAIFSFQGHWNDFMGPLIYLHTTDRYTVSLGLRMFQGEFGTEWHLMMAASVVAMLPILMLFFLAQRYFIQGVVFTGLKA